In Candidatus Hinthialibacter antarcticus, one DNA window encodes the following:
- a CDS encoding DUF433 domain-containing protein produces the protein MNLVQHPNISIDPNVCHGKPVIAGTRIIVSQLLDALASGASQEELLEDYPSLKKEDITAALSFASDLTNFHEVQSAQSPSA, from the coding sequence ATGAACTTGGTTCAGCATCCAAATATATCAATTGATCCTAATGTGTGTCATGGAAAGCCAGTCATCGCAGGCACCCGGATCATTGTGTCGCAATTGTTAGACGCCCTTGCCAGCGGAGCTAGCCAAGAGGAATTGTTGGAAGATTATCCCTCACTCAAAAAAGAAGACATTACTGCCGCTCTATCGTTTGCCAGCGACTTGACGAACTTCCATGAAGTGCAATCTGCACAATCTCCATCAGCCTGA